From one Streptomyces sp. N50 genomic stretch:
- a CDS encoding SDR family oxidoreductase: MSSTLDRLRLDGKVAVVTGGAGAIGQVYGRALAEAGAAVVLADLNGEGAEQAAKTLAADGLRALGVQVDITDRDSAADLAAKTTDAFGGIDILVNNAALMAEIPQVDILDLPTDWFDRVMRVNVLGAVICAGAVKASMVERGGGRIINQVSAGAFMGGGIYGVSKLALVNVTVGLARSLGPLGITVNAIAPGLVENEPGMRSLPADHPARAALTAAIPGKKSAPAEDLLGTLLLLASPAGEWINGQAISVDGGWVTRL, translated from the coding sequence ATGAGCAGCACACTCGACCGGCTCCGCCTGGATGGCAAGGTCGCCGTCGTCACCGGGGGTGCCGGCGCCATCGGCCAGGTCTACGGCCGGGCACTCGCCGAGGCCGGCGCCGCCGTCGTCCTCGCGGACCTCAACGGCGAAGGCGCCGAGCAGGCCGCCAAGACGCTGGCCGCCGACGGACTGCGCGCGCTCGGCGTACAGGTCGACATCACCGACCGCGACTCCGCAGCCGACCTGGCGGCGAAGACCACCGACGCCTTCGGTGGCATCGACATCCTCGTGAACAACGCCGCGTTGATGGCCGAGATACCCCAGGTCGACATCCTGGACCTGCCCACGGACTGGTTCGACCGCGTCATGCGCGTCAACGTCCTCGGCGCCGTCATCTGCGCGGGCGCGGTGAAGGCCTCCATGGTCGAGCGAGGCGGCGGACGCATTATCAACCAGGTCTCCGCAGGCGCTTTCATGGGCGGCGGTATCTACGGCGTCAGCAAACTGGCCCTGGTCAACGTCACCGTCGGCCTCGCCCGTTCGCTCGGCCCGCTCGGCATCACCGTCAACGCCATCGCACCCGGCCTGGTCGAGAACGAGCCGGGCATGCGCAGCCTGCCCGCCGACCACCCCGCACGCGCCGCCCTCACGGCAGCCATCCCGGGCAAGAAGTCCGCGCCCGCCGAAGACCTGCTCGGCACGCTGCTGCTGCTCGCCTCCCCGGCCGGCGAGTGGATCAACGGCCAGGCCATCAGCGTCGACGGCGGCTGGGTCACCCGGCTGTGA
- a CDS encoding mycofactocin-coupled SDR family oxidoreductase, whose product MPGRVEGKVAFITGAARGQGRSHAVRLAEEGADIIAVDVCKQLDGVTFPMSTPEDLEETVKQVEKLGRRIHAVQADVRDHDALKAAVDDGVAEFGRLDIVAANAGLGSDGATLDAMEEKTWRDMIDVNLTGVWLSAKVSIPHIVAGGRGGSIILTSSVGGLKGYANIGHYIAAKHGVVGLMRTMAGELGAHNIRVNTVHPTQVNTPMVMHEATYRMFRPDLENPTVDDFAAVSQGMHMLPTPWVEPLDISNAVLFLASDEARFVTGVTLPIDAGALLK is encoded by the coding sequence ATGCCCGGACGAGTGGAAGGCAAGGTCGCCTTCATCACCGGCGCCGCCCGCGGCCAGGGCCGCAGCCATGCCGTACGGCTGGCGGAGGAAGGCGCCGACATCATCGCCGTCGACGTGTGCAAGCAGCTCGACGGCGTCACGTTCCCCATGTCCACGCCCGAGGACTTGGAAGAGACGGTCAAGCAGGTCGAGAAACTGGGCCGCCGTATCCACGCCGTACAGGCGGACGTACGCGACCACGACGCGCTCAAGGCCGCCGTGGACGACGGCGTCGCCGAATTCGGCCGGCTGGACATCGTCGCGGCCAACGCCGGCCTCGGCAGCGACGGCGCCACGCTCGACGCCATGGAGGAGAAGACCTGGCGCGACATGATCGACGTCAACCTGACCGGCGTCTGGTTGTCCGCCAAGGTTTCCATCCCGCACATCGTCGCGGGCGGACGAGGCGGCTCCATCATCCTGACCAGCTCCGTCGGCGGCCTCAAGGGCTACGCGAACATCGGCCACTACATCGCCGCCAAGCACGGCGTGGTGGGCCTGATGCGCACGATGGCAGGGGAGTTGGGGGCACACAACATCCGCGTCAACACCGTGCACCCCACCCAGGTGAACACCCCGATGGTGATGCACGAGGCCACCTACCGCATGTTCCGCCCCGACCTGGAGAACCCCACCGTCGACGACTTCGCGGCGGTGTCCCAGGGCATGCACATGCTCCCCACCCCGTGGGTGGAGCCGCTGGACATCAGCAACGCCGTCCTCTTCCTCGCCTCCGACGAGGCCCGCTTCGTCACCGGCGTCACCCTGCCGATCGACGCCGGCGCCCTGCTCAAGTGA
- a CDS encoding TetR/AcrR family transcriptional regulator, with the protein MVQPSVKEQIVLAAERLFAEHGLDGVSLRQISAAAGNGNNTAVQYHFGTKEHLVQEIFEYRLPELNERRRLLVARRRPDDLRTWVECHLLPVLEQGEQEGSHYLSFVAMLQQHGRRDVFERLSPELSKPTNDFVERIGTLLPHLPEPLRGHRISQALAFGVHAASERERTRARGGHVLSFAVHVGDLLDGLVGFLQAPVSSTTSSVLGETGTGPSEPVPPLHP; encoded by the coding sequence GTGGTTCAACCGTCCGTGAAGGAACAGATCGTCCTGGCCGCCGAGCGGCTCTTCGCCGAGCACGGCCTCGACGGGGTGTCTCTGCGTCAGATCAGCGCGGCGGCTGGGAACGGCAACAACACGGCGGTGCAGTACCACTTCGGCACGAAGGAACACCTCGTCCAGGAGATCTTCGAGTACCGGCTGCCGGAGCTGAACGAACGACGCAGGCTGCTGGTTGCGCGTCGGCGCCCGGACGATCTCAGGACCTGGGTGGAGTGCCATCTCCTGCCCGTCCTGGAACAGGGCGAACAGGAGGGCAGTCACTACCTCAGCTTCGTCGCGATGCTCCAGCAGCACGGCCGTCGGGACGTCTTCGAACGCCTTTCGCCCGAACTGAGCAAGCCCACCAACGACTTCGTCGAGCGGATCGGCACCCTACTTCCACACCTCCCCGAGCCGTTGCGCGGCCACCGCATCTCGCAGGCCCTGGCCTTCGGCGTACATGCCGCCTCCGAACGTGAACGCACCCGGGCCCGCGGCGGGCACGTGCTGTCCTTCGCCGTCCATGTCGGGGACCTGCTGGACGGCCTGGTCGGCTTCCTCCAGGCCCCGGTGTCCTCGACGACCTCGTCCGTGCTCGGCGAGACCGGGACCGGACCGAGTGAACCGGTCCCGCCGCTTCATCCCTGA
- a CDS encoding NAD(P)-dependent oxidoreductase: MTRAGTRVGFIGLGSQGAPMARRIAEESFPLTLWARRRTSTDAFADTAATVAATPAELGSASDIVCLCVVADADVEDVLLRPDGVLTGMAPGGVVVLHSTIHPDTCRRVADEAAKREIAVVDAPVSGGGGAAAERRLLVMAGGQEADVARCRPVFDTFADPVIHLGPLGSGQLAKLLNNFVFTAQVGLALDTFSLADGLGMDRTAVAQVLAHGTGGSRAAAVLAASGFNTDGLSRALPLLRKDVGLLLDVADTARAPRPRTLADLTTHTLSTLDRSPAP; the protein is encoded by the coding sequence GTGACGCGCGCCGGGACACGGGTCGGTTTCATCGGACTGGGCAGCCAGGGCGCGCCGATGGCCCGCCGCATCGCCGAGGAGTCGTTCCCCCTGACGCTGTGGGCGCGTCGCCGTACGTCCACGGACGCCTTCGCCGATACGGCCGCCACAGTGGCGGCAACCCCGGCCGAACTGGGGTCGGCCAGCGACATCGTGTGCTTGTGCGTCGTCGCGGATGCGGACGTCGAGGACGTCCTCCTGCGACCCGACGGCGTACTGACCGGCATGGCTCCCGGCGGGGTCGTCGTCCTCCACTCCACCATCCATCCCGACACCTGCCGACGCGTCGCCGACGAGGCCGCCAAGCGGGAGATCGCCGTGGTGGACGCTCCGGTCAGCGGCGGAGGCGGAGCGGCCGCGGAACGCAGGCTCCTGGTCATGGCCGGCGGACAGGAGGCGGACGTCGCCCGCTGCCGACCGGTGTTCGACACCTTCGCCGACCCGGTCATCCACCTCGGACCGCTGGGCAGCGGCCAACTCGCCAAGCTGCTCAACAACTTCGTGTTCACCGCCCAGGTCGGCCTGGCGCTGGACACCTTCTCCCTCGCCGACGGACTCGGCATGGACCGCACCGCGGTCGCACAGGTGCTCGCGCACGGCACCGGCGGCAGCCGCGCCGCGGCCGTCCTCGCCGCTTCCGGCTTCAACACCGACGGGCTGAGCCGGGCCCTGCCGCTGCTGCGCAAGGACGTCGGCCTCCTGCTCGACGTCGCCGACACGGCCCGCGCTCCCCGGCCCCGGACGCTCGCGGACCTCACCACGCACACGCTGTCGACGCTGGACCGGAGTCCGGCGCCCTGA
- a CDS encoding ferredoxin, with translation MTTERWNVTVDTRMCVRTGLCAASAPEHFALDENGQGQARSATLPASEEVLEVAESCPIEAIGIRGADTGERVFPPPGS, from the coding sequence ATGACGACCGAGCGGTGGAACGTCACCGTCGACACACGGATGTGCGTCCGCACCGGGCTGTGCGCCGCCTCCGCGCCCGAGCACTTCGCACTCGACGAGAACGGCCAGGGGCAGGCGAGGTCCGCCACCCTTCCCGCGTCCGAAGAGGTGCTGGAGGTGGCCGAGTCGTGCCCGATCGAGGCCATCGGTATCAGGGGCGCGGACACCGGTGAGCGAGTCTTCCCGCCGCCGGGCTCCTGA
- a CDS encoding carboxymuconolactone decarboxylase family protein: MDDTKADRTLAEVLPAHEPPSAATPFGRAARDFLYGEVWSRPGLSRRDRRWVTLTCVAAADSPQPIEDHVHAALASGDIGLEAMLEFVLHFAVYCGWPKASHVEGAIARQWDRIHRERGEQTPPWPQLSDDTLGPAAWDERLARGVEEFIDVNLTPAPPPNSPYRHAGILNFVFGHVWQRPRLTRRERRIVTVASVALDDSPVPLQTHVRAALHSGDLGKEEMDEIVLQFAAYYGFAKGEALADAVETAWASKAEADMARQTL, from the coding sequence ATGGACGACACCAAGGCGGACCGCACCCTGGCAGAGGTCCTGCCCGCCCACGAACCACCCTCGGCCGCCACCCCGTTCGGCCGCGCCGCACGGGACTTCCTCTATGGCGAGGTCTGGTCACGCCCCGGTCTGAGCCGCCGGGACCGCCGCTGGGTCACCCTCACGTGCGTGGCCGCCGCCGACTCGCCCCAGCCCATCGAGGACCATGTCCACGCGGCACTCGCGAGCGGCGACATCGGCCTTGAGGCCATGCTGGAGTTCGTCCTGCACTTCGCGGTGTACTGCGGCTGGCCCAAGGCGTCCCACGTGGAGGGGGCCATCGCCCGGCAGTGGGACCGCATCCACCGCGAACGCGGCGAACAGACCCCTCCCTGGCCGCAGTTGAGCGACGACACCCTCGGTCCCGCCGCCTGGGACGAACGGCTCGCACGCGGCGTGGAGGAGTTCATCGACGTCAACCTCACGCCCGCACCGCCCCCGAACTCGCCGTACCGGCACGCCGGCATTCTCAACTTCGTGTTCGGGCACGTCTGGCAGCGCCCCAGGCTGACTCGGCGCGAGCGCCGGATCGTCACGGTCGCCAGTGTCGCCCTCGACGACTCGCCCGTCCCCCTCCAGACGCATGTCAGGGCCGCGCTCCACTCCGGAGACCTCGGCAAGGAGGAGATGGACGAGATCGTGCTGCAGTTCGCCGCGTACTACGGCTTCGCCAAGGGGGAGGCCCTCGCGGACGCGGTGGAGACAGCGTGGGCGTCCAAGGCCGAGGCCGACATGGCCCGGCAGACGCTCTGA
- a CDS encoding SDR family oxidoreductase: MSIDLHNAVAVITGAGSGIGRAAAHAFARRGARVVVTDLVGERAHTVAGELGDRAVALECDVTSLDDLQAVRKLALDRFGRIDLVMNNVGILAVGPVEDIPLDAWQRVVDVNLLGVVRSNLVFLPVLLEQGSGHVVNTASTAGLLPYGFDRLPYTATKHAVVGLSEALALYLRPRGIGVSCLCPAGVATNIVEQISFYGEPASPRGPDFPVLDADSVGELVADGVTHDRFLILTAPQAADELREHGADVDAYLSRLTKEAP, from the coding sequence ATGAGTATCGATCTGCACAACGCCGTGGCGGTGATCACCGGCGCCGGCAGCGGGATCGGCCGTGCCGCCGCCCACGCCTTCGCCCGGCGCGGCGCGCGTGTCGTGGTCACCGACCTCGTCGGCGAGCGGGCGCACACCGTGGCCGGTGAACTCGGTGACCGGGCCGTCGCCCTGGAGTGCGACGTGACCAGCCTCGACGACCTGCAAGCGGTGCGGAAACTGGCCCTCGACCGCTTCGGCCGCATCGACCTGGTCATGAACAACGTCGGCATCCTTGCCGTCGGCCCCGTCGAGGACATTCCCCTGGACGCGTGGCAACGCGTCGTGGACGTCAACCTGTTGGGCGTCGTCCGCAGCAACCTCGTATTCCTGCCCGTGTTGTTGGAGCAGGGATCTGGTCACGTCGTCAACACCGCTTCCACGGCAGGCCTGTTGCCCTACGGATTCGACCGCCTGCCGTACACCGCGACCAAGCACGCCGTCGTCGGCCTGTCCGAGGCGCTCGCGCTCTACCTGCGCCCGCGCGGCATCGGTGTCTCCTGCCTGTGCCCGGCCGGCGTCGCCACCAACATCGTCGAGCAGATCAGTTTCTACGGGGAACCGGCATCGCCCCGAGGCCCCGACTTCCCGGTCCTGGACGCCGACTCGGTCGGCGAACTCGTCGCCGACGGCGTCACCCACGACCGCTTCCTCATCCTCACCGCACCGCAGGCCGCCGACGAACTGCGCGAGCACGGTGCCGATGTCGACGCCTATCTGTCCCGTCTGACGAAGGAAGCCCCATGA
- a CDS encoding aldehyde dehydrogenase family protein, which yields MTTSLSHDLGTTGPLVDGTWLDTTSAGRQDHINPATARANGTVLLAGPQEVDTAVAAAKNAFPEWRAMSPDRRRRILQRVEDLMLERVPELARLNTLELGVPFRTSAGLAHLSAGWFGYYAGWADKLEGATIPASPRMVPGLDYTVPEPYGVIGIILTWNGPIMSVGMKIAPALAAGNCVVVKAPDLAPFTVARFAEIALEAGLPPGVLHVLPGGPEAGERLVRHPDVAKISFTGGIPTAKKILDAARHTLKPVLLELGGKTADIVFPDADLDEAVAETVRSCYTLSGQGCNLTTRMLVHREVYDQVVVATAAAAAALRVGDPFDQSTALGPVVGKAAHERVLGMVERAAKDSRVIAGGHATDPSTLPPDNRDGYFIDPTVLADVDPHSEVGQHEVFGPVLSLIPFETEDEAVELANSTPYGLGTAVHTRDVSRVQRIVPHLESGTVLVNGASGQPPGAPFGGYKQSGYGREGGKEGLYEFLQTKNVFIRA from the coding sequence ATGACCACATCCCTGTCCCACGACCTCGGCACCACCGGCCCCCTCGTCGACGGCACCTGGCTCGACACCACGTCCGCCGGCCGACAGGACCACATCAACCCCGCCACCGCCCGCGCCAACGGCACCGTCCTGCTCGCCGGACCGCAGGAGGTCGACACGGCCGTCGCGGCGGCGAAGAACGCCTTCCCCGAGTGGCGGGCGATGTCCCCGGACCGGCGCCGCCGCATCCTCCAGCGCGTCGAGGATCTGATGCTGGAGCGCGTGCCGGAACTCGCCCGGCTCAACACCCTCGAACTCGGCGTCCCCTTCCGTACGTCGGCGGGGCTGGCCCACCTGTCCGCAGGGTGGTTCGGCTATTACGCCGGCTGGGCCGACAAGCTGGAGGGCGCCACCATCCCGGCCAGCCCGCGCATGGTGCCGGGCCTCGACTACACCGTCCCCGAGCCGTACGGCGTCATCGGGATCATCCTGACCTGGAACGGCCCGATCATGTCGGTCGGCATGAAGATCGCCCCCGCGCTCGCCGCCGGCAACTGCGTCGTCGTCAAGGCCCCCGACCTGGCCCCCTTCACCGTGGCCCGGTTCGCCGAGATCGCCCTGGAGGCCGGGCTGCCGCCGGGCGTGCTGCACGTCCTGCCCGGCGGCCCGGAGGCCGGCGAGCGGCTGGTCCGTCACCCCGACGTCGCGAAGATCTCCTTCACCGGCGGCATCCCGACCGCGAAGAAGATCCTCGACGCGGCCCGCCACACCCTCAAGCCCGTCCTGCTCGAACTCGGCGGCAAGACAGCCGACATCGTCTTCCCCGACGCCGACCTCGACGAGGCCGTCGCCGAGACCGTCCGCTCCTGCTACACCCTCTCCGGCCAGGGCTGCAACCTCACCACCCGCATGCTCGTCCACCGCGAGGTGTACGACCAGGTGGTCGTCGCCACCGCCGCGGCGGCCGCCGCCCTGCGCGTCGGAGACCCCTTCGACCAGTCGACCGCCCTCGGCCCGGTCGTCGGCAAGGCGGCCCACGAACGCGTCCTCGGCATGGTCGAACGCGCCGCCAAGGACAGCCGTGTCATCGCCGGCGGCCACGCCACCGACCCCTCCACGCTGCCCCCGGACAACCGCGACGGCTACTTCATCGACCCGACCGTCCTCGCCGACGTCGACCCGCACAGCGAGGTCGGCCAGCACGAGGTCTTCGGCCCCGTGCTGTCCCTGATCCCCTTCGAGACCGAGGACGAGGCGGTCGAACTGGCCAACTCCACGCCCTACGGTCTCGGCACCGCCGTACACACCCGCGACGTGTCCCGCGTCCAGCGCATCGTCCCGCACCTCGAGTCGGGCACCGTCCTCGTCAACGGCGCCTCGGGCCAGCCGCCGGGCGCCCCCTTCGGCGGCTACAAGCAGAGCGGCTACGGGCGCGAAGGAGGTAAGGAGGGTCTGTACGAGTTCCTCCAGACCAAGAACGTCTTCATCCGCGCGTAA
- a CDS encoding cytochrome P450 has protein sequence MTTVDTVYWDPYDPALARDPYPLYARMREEAPLYYNEQHKFYAVSRHADVQRGLADWQTYSSARGDILEIIQADIELPPGTLIFEDPPVHDIHRKLLARVFTPRRISTLEPRVRAFCRRALEPVAGAERFDLVEAVGAEMPMRVIGMLLGIPEADQPAIRDLTDETLGTEGGGKINHEDILSTDAFKDYIEWRKRHPSDDLMTELMTAEFEDENGITRTLTDDEVLTYCSVVAGAGNETTGRLIGWFGALMARYPEARRELAADPTLIPNAIEEILRFEPTGPFTGRYVTRDVELYDRTVPAGSAILFIQAAANRDPRRFDDPDRFDIHRVTQHMSFGVGAHYCLGAALARLEGRIAAEEILKRFSGWDVDWDHAELAQTSTVRGWKTLPLVIEGAR, from the coding sequence ATGACCACTGTCGACACCGTCTACTGGGACCCCTACGACCCGGCCCTCGCCCGCGACCCCTACCCCCTCTACGCACGGATGCGCGAGGAGGCGCCGCTCTACTACAACGAGCAGCACAAGTTCTACGCCGTCAGCCGCCACGCCGACGTCCAGCGGGGCCTCGCGGACTGGCAGACCTACTCCTCCGCCCGGGGCGACATCCTGGAGATCATCCAGGCGGACATCGAACTCCCGCCCGGCACCCTCATCTTCGAGGATCCGCCCGTCCACGACATCCACCGCAAGCTCCTGGCCCGGGTGTTCACACCCCGCCGGATCTCGACCCTGGAGCCACGCGTACGGGCCTTCTGCCGGCGGGCCCTCGAACCGGTGGCGGGAGCCGAGCGGTTCGACCTCGTCGAGGCCGTCGGCGCCGAGATGCCGATGCGGGTGATCGGGATGCTCCTGGGGATCCCGGAGGCCGACCAGCCCGCCATCCGCGACCTTACCGACGAGACGCTGGGCACCGAGGGCGGCGGAAAGATCAATCACGAGGACATCCTCAGTACGGATGCCTTCAAGGACTACATCGAGTGGCGCAAGCGGCACCCTTCCGACGACCTCATGACCGAGCTGATGACCGCGGAGTTCGAGGACGAGAACGGCATCACGCGCACACTCACCGACGACGAGGTCCTGACCTACTGCTCCGTGGTCGCCGGCGCAGGCAACGAGACCACGGGCCGCCTCATCGGCTGGTTCGGCGCGCTCATGGCCCGATACCCGGAAGCCCGCCGGGAGTTGGCGGCCGACCCCACCCTCATCCCCAACGCCATCGAGGAGATCCTGCGCTTCGAGCCGACCGGGCCGTTCACCGGGCGGTACGTCACCAGGGACGTGGAGCTGTACGACCGCACGGTGCCGGCCGGCAGCGCCATCCTCTTCATCCAGGCCGCCGCCAACCGTGACCCCCGCCGCTTCGACGACCCCGACCGCTTCGACATCCACCGCGTCACCCAGCACATGAGTTTCGGTGTCGGCGCCCACTACTGCCTGGGCGCGGCCCTGGCCCGGCTGGAGGGCCGGATCGCGGCGGAGGAGATCCTCAAGCGGTTCTCCGGCTGGGACGTCGACTGGGACCACGCCGAGCTGGCGCAGACCTCGACCGTGCGCGGCTGGAAGACCCTGCCGCTGGTCATCGAAGGAGCCCGATGA